The following proteins are co-located in the Calliphora vicina chromosome 2, idCalVici1.1, whole genome shotgun sequence genome:
- the LOC135951481 gene encoding ctenidin-3-like — protein sequence MAKIMIVFVALFGIALAYPGGYGGGYGNGGHAPQVGGGYGGGHAGGHGNGLGGGAYGGQQSGFGGGHGGSHGGFGGPQVGHQGGLGGHQGGLGGHQGGLGGHQGGLGGHQGGLGGHQGGLGGHQGGLGGQQGGHHGGNQGGYGGGHGGHGSHGGNQGGYGKHGY from the exons ATGGCAAAAATtatg ATTGTGTTTGTGGCCTTATTTGGCATTGCTTTGGCATATCCCGGTGGTTATGGTGGTGGATATGGTAATGGCGGTCATGCTCCTCAAGTTGGTGGCGGATATGGTGGTGGCCATGCTGGTGGTCATGGTAATGGTCTTGGTGGTGGTGCTTATGGCGGCCAACAAAGTGGCTTCGGAGGTGGTCATGGTGGCAGTCATGGTGGTTTCGGAGGTCCTCAAGTGGGCCATCAAGGCGGTTTAGGTGGTCACCAAGGAGGTTTAGGTGGTCATCAAGGAGGTTTAGGTGGTCACCAAGGTGGATTAGGTGGTCACCAAGGTGGATTAGGTGGTCATCAAGGAGGTTTAGGAGGTCACCAAGGTGGATTAGGTGGTCAACAAGGTGGCCATCATGGAGGTAACCAAGGTGGTTATGGTGGCGGTCATGGTGGACATGGCAGTCACGGTGGTAACCAAGGTGGTTATGGCAAACACGGATATTAA
- the LOC135952426 gene encoding uncharacterized protein LOC135952426, whose product MAKIMIVFVALFGIALAYPSGYGGGYSNGGHAPQVGVGYGGGHAGGHGNGLGGGAYGGQQSGFGGGHGGSHGGFGGPQVGHQGGLGGHQGGLGGHQGGLGGHQGGLGSHQGGLGGHQGGLGGHQGGLGGHQGGLGGHQGGLGGHQGGHHGANQGGYGGGHGGHGSHGGNQGGYGKHGY is encoded by the exons ATGGCAAAAATtatg ATTGTGTTTGTGGCCTTATTTGGCATTGCTTTGGCATATCCCAGTGGTTATGGTGGTGGCTATAGTAATGGCGGTCATGCTCCTCAAGTTGGTGTAGGATATGGTGGTGGCCATGCTGGTGGTCATGGTAACGGTCTTGGTGGTGGTGCTTATGGCGGCCAACAAAGTGGCTTCGGAGGTGGTCATGGTGGCAGCCATGGTGGTTTCGGAGGACCTCAAGTGGGTCATCAAGGCGGTTTAGGTGGTCATCAAGGCGGTTTAGGTGGACACCAAGGCGGATTAGGTGGTCATCAAGGAGGTTTAGGAAGTCACCAAGGTGGATTAGGTGGTCACCAAGGTGGATTAGGTGGTCATCAAGGAGGTTTAGGTGGTCACCAAGGTGGATTAGGAGGTCACCAAGGTGGATTAGGTGGTCATCAAGGTGGCCATCATGGAGCTAACCAAGGTGGTTATGGTGGCGGTCATGGTGGACACGGCAGTCACGGTGGTAACCAAGGTGGTTATGGCAAACACGGATATTAA